Proteins found in one Methylobacterium sp. CB376 genomic segment:
- a CDS encoding protein-glutamate methylesterase/protein-glutamine glutaminase, producing MAASLAPSQASPAAPRVKVMVADDSAVVRGLVSRWLQEAGCDVVATASNGRIALETLDRVSPEIVLLDVEMPELDGTQALPRMLAKRPGLQVVMMSTLTQRNAEISLRCLALGAVDYLPKPEGNRGVTTTATFREDLIQKVRMLGAALRGGAGALRRAVAERPAPERAGAVPPPPRPAAPPVSLRPRHARTPPKVLLIGASTGGPRAVGEVLEGIGAAALRRLPILIVQHMPPVFTGVFAEHLRTRTGLPAAEGKHGEPVRPGTLYVAPGGRHMGLSGHGAEIAIRLDDGPPVNFCRPAVDVLFRDAAELYGASTLSVVLTGMGSDGTHGAKALVDAGGTMLVQDEASSTVWGMPGSIAKAGYAHEILALPAIGPALRAQITGGQP from the coding sequence ATGGCAGCTTCCCTCGCGCCGTCCCAGGCCAGCCCCGCAGCGCCGCGTGTCAAGGTGATGGTGGCCGACGACTCCGCCGTGGTGCGCGGCCTCGTCTCGCGCTGGCTGCAGGAGGCGGGATGCGACGTGGTGGCGACCGCCTCGAACGGCCGGATCGCCCTCGAAACCCTCGACCGGGTCAGCCCGGAGATCGTCCTCCTCGACGTCGAGATGCCGGAGCTCGACGGCACGCAGGCCCTGCCGCGCATGCTGGCCAAGCGGCCGGGCCTCCAGGTCGTGATGATGTCGACCCTGACGCAGCGCAACGCGGAGATCTCCCTGCGCTGCCTCGCCCTCGGGGCGGTGGACTACCTGCCCAAGCCCGAGGGCAACCGGGGCGTGACCACCACGGCGACCTTCCGGGAGGACCTGATCCAGAAGGTGCGGATGCTCGGCGCTGCCCTGCGCGGCGGGGCGGGGGCCCTGCGGCGCGCCGTCGCCGAGCGGCCCGCGCCGGAGCGGGCCGGCGCCGTGCCGCCGCCGCCGCGGCCCGCCGCCCCCCCGGTCTCCCTGCGCCCGCGGCACGCCCGCACGCCGCCGAAGGTGCTGCTGATCGGCGCCTCGACCGGCGGTCCGAGGGCGGTGGGCGAGGTGCTGGAGGGGATCGGCGCGGCGGCCCTGCGGCGGCTCCCGATCCTGATCGTGCAGCACATGCCGCCGGTCTTCACCGGCGTCTTCGCCGAGCACCTGCGCACCCGCACGGGCCTGCCGGCGGCGGAGGGCAAGCACGGCGAGCCGGTGCGGCCCGGCACCCTCTACGTGGCGCCGGGCGGGCGGCACATGGGCCTCTCCGGCCATGGCGCGGAGATCGCCATCCGCCTCGACGACGGCCCGCCGGTGAATTTCTGCCGGCCGGCGGTGGACGTGCTGTTCCGCGACGCGGCCGAGCTCTACGGCGCCTCGACGCTCTCGGTGGTGCTCACCGGGATGGGCTCGGACGGGACCCACGGCGCCAAGGCCCTGGTGGATGCGGGCGGCACCATGCTGGTGCAGGACGAGGCCTCCTCGACCGTCTGGGGCATGCCCGGCAGCATCGCCAAGGCCGGCTACGCCCACGAGATCCTGGCACTCCCCGCGATCGGCCCCGCGCTGCGCGCCCAGATCACGGGCGGGCAGCCCTGA
- a CDS encoding response regulator: protein MRTCLIVDDSAVIRKVARRILEGIGFRVAEAEDGADAIGLCREAMPDAILLDWRMPQMDGYEFLRELRRLPSGEHPKVVFCTTENDVSSIARALHAGADEYIMKPFDKDIITAKLQEVGLA from the coding sequence ATGAGAACCTGCCTGATCGTCGATGATTCCGCCGTGATCCGGAAGGTGGCGCGGCGCATCCTGGAGGGGATCGGGTTCCGCGTCGCGGAGGCGGAGGACGGCGCCGACGCCATCGGCCTGTGCCGGGAGGCGATGCCGGACGCGATCCTGCTCGACTGGCGCATGCCGCAGATGGACGGCTACGAGTTCCTGCGGGAATTGCGCCGGCTGCCCTCGGGCGAGCACCCCAAGGTGGTGTTCTGCACCACCGAGAACGACGTGAGCTCCATCGCCCGCGCCCTGCACGCGGGGGCGGACGAGTACATCATGAAACCGTTCGACAAGGACATCATCACGGCGAAGCTCCAGGAAGTCGGCCTCGCCTGA
- a CDS encoding chemotaxis protein CheW, which yields MMAANSNVARAGETSSAVIGDTIDYVTVTLGDEMFGLPIDRVHDVFIATNLTDVPLSPPEIKGLLNLRGRVVTAICLRRRLGLPDRVSEGREMAVGFELGGEAYGLLVDQVGEVMKLSADTYGPNPVHMDTRWRAVSRGVHRLDGRLLIILDVDAVLAFGDDRANASAA from the coding sequence ATGATGGCCGCCAACAGCAACGTCGCCCGCGCGGGCGAGACCAGCTCCGCCGTGATCGGCGACACCATCGACTACGTCACCGTGACCCTCGGCGACGAGATGTTCGGCCTGCCGATCGACCGGGTCCACGACGTCTTCATCGCCACCAACCTCACGGACGTTCCGCTGTCGCCGCCCGAGATCAAGGGCCTGCTCAACCTGCGCGGGCGGGTGGTGACCGCGATCTGCCTGCGCCGCCGCCTCGGCCTGCCCGACCGGGTCTCGGAGGGGCGCGAGATGGCGGTGGGCTTCGAGCTCGGCGGCGAGGCCTACGGGCTCCTGGTCGATCAGGTCGGCGAGGTGATGAAGCTCTCCGCCGACACCTACGGGCCGAACCCGGTGCACATGGACACCCGCTGGCGCGCCGTCTCGCGCGGGGTGCACCGCCTCGACGGGCGCCTGCTGATCATCCTCGACGTCGACGCGGTCCTGGCCTTCGGCGACGACCGGGCCAACGCCTCGGCCGCCTGA
- a CDS encoding hybrid sensor histidine kinase/response regulator, which produces MDDLLREFLTETGEHLDTVDLELVRFEQDPNNQTILRNIFRLVHTIKGTCGFLGLPRLEALAHAAETLMGKFRDGMGVTSEAVTLILQTLDRIKVIVAELERTAAEPVGADEDLIGALERMAEGEAAPAPAPAPPPPPVPMTTGSLVSQTLERALKADEVSLDDLERAFRDTPGPEASPAPMTTGSLVPQTLERALKPGEVSLDDLERAFRDTPGPSAAPAKAVSAPKAAPAPAEAPRADAAPETDGAAINKVQTIRVNVDTLEHLMTMVSELVLTRNQLLEIARRQEDNSYKVPLQRLSNVTAELQEGVMKTRMQPIGSAWQKLPRVVRDLSSELGKKIDLVMQGAETELDRQVLEVIKDPLTHMVRNSADHGIESALERKAAGKPEKGTIRLNAFHEGGTITIEISDDGKGLDLATIRRKAVERGIATEAEVERMTDAQVAKFIFHAGFSTAKAVTSVSGRGVGMDVVKTNIELIGGTVDIRTQFGQGTTFTIKIPLTLAIVAALIVSARDHRFAIPQVSVLELVRVQPGSDHQVERINGSPVLRLRDRLLPIVPIAAMLGLDKDPTTASSDEGFVVVSQVGRQRFGILVDGVFHTEEIVVKPMSTKLRHIPLFSGNTILGDGAVVLIIDPNGVARMVGSGTATGQPAEADAEAEEAAASADQTVTLLVFKGGGDALKAVPLSLVTRLEEVDGAKVEWVGGRPLIQYRGRLMPLVPVDPDQVLRREGAQALVVFSDGERSMGLAVDEIVDIVDEVLDVELTADRSDLIGSAVVRGRATEIVNIAHYLPLAHDDWARAPRRKEEQAPRRLLLVDDSAFFREMLTPVLKAAGYRVIPAASAEEALTVLTGETPIDVVVADLEMPGRSGFDLIEQMRRTGPRLAEMPVIALASSVAPEGIERARALGIADFVAKFDRSGLVAALNEITAPSLDAAA; this is translated from the coding sequence ATGGACGATTTGCTGCGTGAATTCCTGACCGAGACCGGCGAACACCTGGATACGGTCGACCTGGAGCTCGTCCGCTTCGAGCAGGATCCGAACAACCAGACGATCCTCCGGAACATCTTCCGGCTCGTGCATACCATCAAGGGCACCTGCGGCTTCCTCGGACTGCCGCGCCTCGAGGCGCTGGCCCACGCGGCCGAGACGCTGATGGGCAAGTTCCGCGACGGGATGGGCGTCACGAGCGAGGCGGTGACGCTGATCCTGCAGACGCTCGACCGCATCAAGGTGATCGTCGCGGAGCTGGAGCGCACGGCGGCCGAGCCCGTGGGCGCCGACGAGGACCTGATCGGCGCCCTGGAGCGCATGGCCGAGGGCGAGGCCGCTCCCGCCCCGGCGCCCGCCCCGCCGCCGCCGCCCGTCCCGATGACCACCGGCTCCCTGGTGTCCCAGACGCTGGAGCGGGCGCTCAAGGCCGACGAGGTCTCCCTGGACGACCTGGAGCGCGCCTTCCGCGACACGCCCGGGCCCGAGGCCTCGCCCGCGCCCATGACCACGGGCTCGCTGGTGCCGCAGACGCTGGAGCGGGCCCTCAAGCCGGGCGAGGTCTCCCTGGACGACCTGGAGCGCGCCTTCCGCGACACGCCCGGGCCCTCCGCGGCGCCCGCCAAGGCGGTGAGCGCGCCGAAGGCCGCGCCCGCTCCGGCCGAGGCGCCCCGCGCCGACGCCGCGCCCGAGACGGACGGCGCCGCCATCAACAAGGTGCAGACGATCCGGGTGAACGTCGACACCCTCGAGCACCTGATGACGATGGTCTCGGAACTGGTCCTGACCCGCAATCAGCTCCTCGAGATCGCCCGCCGGCAGGAGGACAACAGCTACAAGGTGCCGCTGCAGCGGCTCTCGAACGTCACCGCCGAGCTGCAGGAAGGGGTCATGAAGACCCGCATGCAGCCGATCGGCTCGGCGTGGCAGAAGCTGCCGCGGGTGGTGCGCGACCTCTCGTCGGAACTCGGCAAGAAGATCGACCTGGTGATGCAGGGCGCCGAGACGGAACTCGACCGTCAGGTGCTGGAGGTCATCAAGGACCCGCTCACCCACATGGTGCGCAACTCCGCCGACCACGGCATCGAGTCGGCGCTGGAGCGCAAGGCCGCGGGCAAGCCCGAGAAGGGGACGATCCGCCTCAACGCCTTCCACGAGGGCGGCACGATCACGATCGAGATCTCGGACGACGGCAAGGGGCTCGACCTCGCCACGATCCGCCGCAAGGCCGTGGAGCGGGGCATCGCCACCGAGGCCGAGGTCGAGCGGATGACCGACGCGCAGGTCGCGAAGTTCATCTTCCACGCCGGCTTCTCGACCGCCAAGGCCGTCACCTCGGTCTCGGGCCGCGGCGTCGGCATGGACGTGGTCAAGACCAACATCGAGCTGATCGGCGGCACCGTCGACATCCGCACCCAGTTCGGCCAGGGCACCACCTTCACGATCAAGATCCCGCTGACGCTCGCCATCGTCGCGGCGCTGATCGTCTCGGCCCGCGACCACCGCTTCGCGATCCCGCAGGTCTCGGTGCTCGAACTCGTGCGGGTGCAGCCGGGCAGCGACCACCAGGTCGAGCGCATCAACGGCTCGCCGGTGCTGCGCCTGCGCGACCGCCTGCTGCCGATCGTGCCGATCGCCGCCATGCTCGGCCTGGACAAGGATCCCACCACCGCCTCCTCCGACGAGGGCTTCGTGGTGGTGAGCCAGGTCGGGCGCCAGCGCTTCGGCATCCTGGTGGACGGCGTCTTCCACACGGAAGAGATCGTCGTGAAGCCGATGTCGACGAAGCTGCGGCACATCCCGCTCTTCTCCGGCAACACGATCCTGGGCGACGGCGCGGTCGTGCTGATCATCGACCCGAACGGGGTCGCCCGCATGGTCGGTTCCGGCACGGCGACCGGGCAGCCCGCGGAGGCGGATGCCGAGGCCGAGGAGGCGGCGGCGTCGGCCGATCAGACCGTCACGCTGCTGGTGTTCAAGGGCGGCGGCGACGCGCTGAAGGCGGTGCCCCTGTCGCTGGTCACGCGCCTGGAGGAGGTCGACGGCGCCAAGGTCGAGTGGGTGGGCGGGCGGCCGCTCATCCAGTACCGGGGCCGGCTCATGCCCCTGGTGCCCGTCGATCCCGATCAGGTGCTGCGGCGCGAGGGCGCGCAGGCCCTGGTGGTGTTCTCGGACGGCGAGCGCTCGATGGGCCTCGCGGTGGACGAGATCGTCGACATCGTCGACGAGGTGCTCGACGTCGAACTCACGGCGGACCGGTCCGACCTGATCGGCTCGGCGGTGGTGCGCGGGCGCGCGACCGAGATCGTCAACATCGCCCATTACCTGCCGCTCGCGCACGACGACTGGGCGCGCGCGCCGCGCCGCAAGGAGGAGCAGGCGCCGCGGCGGCTGCTCCTGGTCGACGACTCGGCCTTCTTCCGCGAGATGCTGACGCCCGTGCTGAAGGCCGCCGGCTACCGGGTGATCCCGGCCGCCAGCGCCGAGGAGGCTCTCACGGTGCTCACCGGCGAGACGCCGATCGACGTCGTCGTCGCCGATCTGGAGATGCCGGGCCGCTCCGGCTTCGACCTGATCGAGCAGATGCGCCGGACCGGGCCGCGCCTCGCCGAGATGCCGGTGATCGCGCTCGCCTCGAGCGTCGCCCCGGAGGGGATCGAGCGGGCGCGCGCCCTCGGGATCGCCGACTTCGTCGCGAAGTTCGACCGCAGCGGCCTCGTCGCCGCCCTCAACGAGATCACCGCGCCCAGCCTCGACGCCGCGGCCTGA
- the chpT gene encoding histidine phosphotransferase ChpT, whose amino-acid sequence MITVTLDALDLSALLCSRVCHDVISPVGAIVNGLEVLEDEDDPGMRDFAIDLIRKSAKQASARLQFARIAFGAAGSVGATIDLADAESVARGLFSDEKTKLAWSAPRALFPKNKVKLLLNLVVIAVTTIPRGGLIDVAVTGEAEAPVFVLTCRGSHARIPAHVEALIAGSPESGTVDAHGVQPYYAGLVARAAGMTVSFGIDGDTVTIRAEPAAA is encoded by the coding sequence ATGATCACCGTCACGCTCGACGCCCTCGACCTCTCCGCGCTGCTCTGCTCCCGCGTGTGCCACGACGTGATCAGCCCGGTCGGCGCGATCGTGAACGGCCTGGAGGTTCTGGAGGACGAGGACGATCCGGGGATGCGCGACTTCGCCATCGACCTGATCCGCAAGAGCGCCAAGCAGGCCTCGGCGCGTCTCCAATTCGCCCGCATCGCCTTCGGGGCGGCGGGCTCGGTCGGGGCGACGATCGACCTCGCCGATGCCGAGAGCGTCGCCCGCGGCCTGTTCTCGGACGAGAAGACGAAGCTCGCCTGGAGCGCGCCCCGCGCCCTGTTTCCGAAGAACAAGGTCAAGCTCCTGCTCAACCTCGTGGTGATCGCCGTCACCACGATCCCGCGCGGCGGCCTGATCGACGTGGCGGTGACCGGCGAGGCCGAGGCGCCGGTCTTCGTGCTCACCTGCCGGGGCTCGCATGCGCGCATCCCGGCCCATGTCGAGGCGCTGATCGCCGGCAGCCCGGAGAGCGGCACGGTCGACGCGCACGGCGTGCAGCCCTACTACGCGGGCCTCGTGGCCCGGGCCGCCGGCATGACCGTCTCCTTCGGGATCGACGGCGACACCGTGACGATCCGCGCCGAGCCCGCCGCCGCCTGA